The Actinopolyspora erythraea genome has a segment encoding these proteins:
- a CDS encoding enoyl-CoA hydratase-related protein, translating into MTEVLLTENIDGVRRITLNRPDSYNSLTVELKERLIEAFRQAAADDSVRAVVVTGSGKAFCAGQDLKEHISQLDSGDDTPMRTVEEHYNPLIRAVTTLPKPVIAAINGVAAGAGASLAYACDLRVAAENAKFVMSFADVGLSTDSGASWTLPRLVGYGRAMELLLLGETVTAEAAERMGMVNRVVAAGEAAANATELAGRMATGPTSAYARIKETMLAAAAEGLDETLAVEAGAQNQCGNTHDHREAVDAFVAKRSPEFTGH; encoded by the coding sequence GTGACCGAGGTACTGCTGACCGAGAACATCGACGGCGTCCGTCGAATCACACTCAACCGGCCGGATTCGTACAACTCGCTCACCGTGGAGCTCAAGGAGCGGTTGATCGAGGCGTTCCGCCAGGCCGCGGCCGACGATTCGGTGCGGGCGGTGGTCGTCACCGGCTCGGGCAAGGCGTTCTGCGCCGGTCAGGACCTCAAAGAGCACATCAGCCAGCTGGACTCCGGTGACGACACTCCCATGCGCACCGTGGAGGAGCACTACAACCCGCTGATCCGCGCGGTCACCACGCTGCCCAAGCCGGTGATCGCCGCGATCAACGGTGTCGCGGCCGGAGCGGGCGCCTCGTTGGCCTACGCCTGTGACCTCCGCGTCGCGGCGGAGAACGCCAAGTTCGTGATGTCGTTCGCGGACGTTGGGCTGTCCACCGACTCGGGGGCCTCCTGGACCCTGCCGCGCCTGGTCGGCTACGGCCGCGCGATGGAACTGCTGCTGCTGGGGGAGACCGTGACGGCGGAGGCTGCCGAGCGGATGGGCATGGTCAACCGCGTGGTGGCGGCGGGCGAGGCCGCCGCCAACGCCACCGAACTGGCGGGACGCATGGCCACCGGCCCGACCAGCGCCTACGCCAGGATCAAGGAGACGATGCTCGCCGCGGCGGCCGAGGGGCTGGACGAGACCCTTGCCGTGGAGGCCGGGGCGCAGAACCAGTGCGGAAACACGCACGACCACCGGGAAGCCGTGGACGCCTTCGTCGCGAAGCGCTCCCCGGAGTTCACCGGTCACTGA
- the tatB gene encoding Sec-independent protein translocase protein TatB, translating into MFDSIGWGEILVLIVAGLFILGPERLPSAAAWLGKTVREVREYATGARDQLRSEMGPEFDELRKPLEDLRGIRDFDPRRAVSKHLFDDENPLDGITNGNGTGANGHKSRSDAPRPSNRREQPLDPGERPPFDSDAT; encoded by the coding sequence GTGTTCGATAGCATCGGCTGGGGTGAGATACTCGTTCTCATCGTCGCCGGTCTGTTCATCCTCGGACCCGAACGGCTGCCTTCCGCGGCGGCCTGGCTGGGTAAGACGGTTCGTGAGGTCCGCGAGTACGCCACCGGAGCGCGGGACCAGCTGCGTTCCGAGATGGGTCCGGAGTTCGACGAACTGCGCAAACCCTTGGAGGACCTGCGCGGCATACGCGACTTCGACCCCCGGCGCGCGGTGAGCAAGCACCTGTTCGACGACGAGAACCCGCTGGACGGGATCACCAACGGCAACGGGACGGGCGCGAACGGACACAAGTCGCGCTCGGACGCGCCTCGCCCCTCGAACCGCCGGGAGCAGCCGCTGGATCCCGGTGAACGTCCACCGTTCGACTCCGACGCCACCTGA
- a CDS encoding Mrp/NBP35 family ATP-binding protein: MTTTQPTPTEDAVRQALTKVEDPEIHKPITELGMVKDVTVGSEGDVKVGVYLTVQGCPMRETITQRVDSAVSEVTGVSSVEVELDVMSDEQRTELRKQLRGDSEEPRIPFAEPGSLTRVYCVASGKGGVGKSSVTVNLAASMAERGLSVGVVDADIYGHSVPRMLGTESKPTQVENMIMPPQAHGVKLISIGMFTPGNTPVVWRGPMLHRALQQFLSDVFWGDLDVLLLDLPPGTGDVALSTAQLIPNAEILVVTTPQQAAAEVAERAGAIAMQTRQRIAGVVENMSWMELSDGQRVEVFGSGGGQIVSDSLTRSVGSDVPLLGQVPLDTRLREAGDSGSPLVLEDPDSPASQVLAEVARKLSTRARGLAGQLLSVSPA, from the coding sequence GTGACCACTACGCAGCCCACTCCCACCGAGGACGCGGTGCGGCAGGCCCTCACCAAGGTGGAGGACCCGGAGATCCACAAGCCGATCACCGAGCTCGGCATGGTCAAGGACGTGACCGTCGGCTCCGAGGGTGACGTCAAGGTCGGCGTGTACCTGACGGTGCAGGGTTGCCCGATGCGGGAGACCATCACGCAGCGGGTCGACTCGGCCGTCTCCGAGGTCACCGGGGTCAGCTCGGTCGAGGTGGAGCTCGACGTGATGAGCGACGAGCAACGCACCGAACTCCGCAAGCAACTGCGCGGCGACTCCGAGGAACCCCGCATCCCGTTCGCGGAGCCCGGCTCGCTCACCAGGGTCTACTGCGTCGCCTCCGGCAAGGGCGGTGTCGGCAAGTCCAGCGTGACGGTCAACCTGGCGGCCTCGATGGCCGAGCGCGGGCTCTCCGTCGGGGTGGTCGACGCCGACATCTACGGCCACTCCGTGCCGCGCATGCTGGGCACGGAGAGCAAGCCGACCCAGGTCGAGAACATGATCATGCCGCCGCAGGCCCACGGCGTCAAGCTGATCTCGATCGGCATGTTCACACCCGGCAACACCCCGGTGGTCTGGCGCGGCCCGATGCTGCACCGCGCGTTGCAGCAGTTCCTCTCGGACGTCTTCTGGGGCGATCTGGACGTGCTGCTGCTGGACCTGCCCCCGGGCACGGGTGACGTCGCGCTCTCCACCGCCCAGTTGATCCCGAACGCGGAGATCCTGGTGGTGACCACCCCGCAGCAGGCCGCCGCCGAGGTCGCCGAGCGGGCAGGCGCCATCGCGATGCAGACGCGGCAGCGCATCGCGGGCGTGGTGGAGAACATGTCGTGGATGGAGCTGTCCGACGGCCAGCGCGTGGAGGTGTTCGGCAGCGGTGGCGGGCAGATCGTGTCCGACTCGTTGACGCGCTCGGTCGGCTCGGACGTCCCGCTGCTGGGGCAGGTCCCGCTGGACACCCGGCTCCGGGAGGCCGGCGACAGCGGTTCCCCACTGGTGCTGGAGGATCCGGACTCGCCCGCGAGCCAGGTGCTGGCCGAGGTCGCGAGGAAGCTCTCCACCAGGGCACGAGGACTGGCGGGACAGCTGCTGTCCGTCTCGCCCGCCTGA
- a CDS encoding DUF1003 domain-containing protein produces MPELFPRRRIDQPRRRHRPALEVDPELVGKLSERFARFLGTGKFLFWQTVLVSSWIAFNLTAVRLAWDPYPFILLNLAFSTQAAYAAPLILLAQNRQDDRDRVSLEEDRTRAERTKADTEYLARELAALRLAVGEVATRDYLRGELDRLRDELPGTESAESRRRRSGGQGDGERGGEDDGPPER; encoded by the coding sequence ATGCCTGAACTGTTCCCGCGCAGGCGGATCGACCAGCCGCGCAGACGCCACCGCCCCGCCCTGGAGGTGGACCCGGAGCTGGTCGGCAAGCTCTCCGAACGGTTCGCGCGCTTCCTGGGCACCGGCAAGTTCCTGTTCTGGCAGACCGTGCTCGTCAGCAGCTGGATAGCCTTCAACCTCACGGCGGTGCGGCTGGCCTGGGACCCCTATCCGTTCATCCTGCTGAACCTGGCGTTCTCCACGCAGGCGGCCTACGCGGCACCGCTGATCCTGCTCGCGCAGAACCGGCAGGACGACCGCGACCGGGTGTCGCTGGAGGAGGACCGAACGCGGGCCGAACGGACCAAGGCCGACACCGAGTACCTCGCGCGCGAGCTGGCCGCCCTGCGGCTGGCCGTCGGTGAGGTGGCGACTCGCGACTACCTGCGCGGTGAGCTGGACCGGCTGCGCGACGAGCTGCCCGGCACGGAGAGCGCCGAGAGCAGGCGTCGACGAAGCGGTGGGCAGGGTGACGGCGAACGGGGCGGCGAGGACGACGGGCCCCCCGAGCGGTGA
- a CDS encoding leucyl aminopeptidase has protein sequence MIPTALVEVDVVERWGEGIPAAVPVVDVDGEPDLGTAAESLDLDTATLRALDTSGKVGEVRTLPLSEGRLGWAVGVGDGEPARWRTAGGALARAVRARIGDSGGEGNDPEDLGDALDVEYVQFRLPAAATPELVSALTLGLALGEYHFKVSRRPAPPRLRKVLLVARQGEDTARLRTAARRAREWASATAVARDLANAPSNIKDPAWLANTAAAMAAPVPGLDATVRDEKWLAEHGFGGVLAVGGGSARPPRLLELTWGGADGTEAEHVVFVGKGITFDTGGISLKPAEGMEMMRTDMAGGGAVIGAMLAIARMELPVRVTALVPMAENHVSGSAYRPGDVVRHYDGTTTEVANTDAEGRMVMADALGYAVRDHQPDLLVDVATLTGAMKVALGLRTGGVFSSDERLGERVREAGRRTGESWWPMPLSEDHAADVRGTTADVKQAGQGPGGLMAALFLREFTGNLAWAHLDIAGPARADKAYDEVVAGATGFAARTLVEFVAGLGD, from the coding sequence GTGATTCCGACCGCCTTGGTCGAAGTCGACGTCGTCGAGCGATGGGGTGAGGGAATCCCGGCCGCGGTTCCGGTGGTCGACGTCGACGGGGAACCGGATCTCGGTACCGCGGCGGAGTCGCTCGACCTCGACACCGCGACACTGCGAGCGCTGGACACCAGCGGCAAGGTGGGCGAGGTCCGCACGCTGCCGTTGTCGGAGGGGCGCCTCGGCTGGGCGGTCGGGGTCGGTGACGGCGAACCGGCCCGCTGGCGTACCGCTGGCGGGGCGCTGGCCAGGGCTGTCCGCGCCCGCATCGGGGACTCCGGTGGCGAGGGCAACGATCCCGAGGACCTCGGCGATGCGCTGGACGTGGAGTACGTGCAGTTCCGGCTGCCCGCCGCTGCCACCCCGGAACTGGTGAGTGCGCTCACGCTGGGGCTGGCGCTGGGGGAGTACCACTTCAAGGTGAGCAGGCGTCCGGCGCCGCCCAGGCTGCGCAAGGTGCTCCTGGTGGCTCGCCAGGGGGAGGACACGGCACGGCTGCGCACCGCCGCGCGGCGCGCGCGGGAGTGGGCCTCGGCCACCGCGGTCGCGCGGGACCTCGCCAACGCGCCGTCCAACATCAAGGATCCGGCTTGGCTGGCGAACACCGCCGCCGCCATGGCCGCCCCGGTGCCCGGGCTCGACGCCACGGTGCGGGACGAGAAGTGGCTGGCCGAGCACGGGTTCGGCGGTGTGCTCGCCGTCGGTGGCGGTTCGGCCAGGCCGCCGCGGCTGTTGGAGCTGACCTGGGGCGGTGCCGACGGGACCGAGGCCGAACACGTCGTGTTCGTGGGCAAGGGGATCACCTTCGACACCGGGGGAATCTCGCTGAAACCGGCCGAGGGCATGGAGATGATGCGCACCGACATGGCGGGAGGCGGTGCCGTGATCGGAGCCATGCTCGCCATCGCCAGGATGGAGCTCCCCGTGCGGGTGACGGCGTTGGTGCCCATGGCCGAGAACCACGTCTCGGGCTCGGCCTACCGGCCCGGTGACGTCGTACGTCACTACGACGGGACCACCACCGAGGTCGCCAACACCGACGCCGAGGGGCGCATGGTGATGGCCGACGCCCTCGGCTACGCGGTGCGCGACCACCAGCCGGACCTGCTCGTCGACGTCGCCACGCTGACCGGCGCGATGAAGGTCGCCCTCGGGCTGCGCACCGGGGGTGTGTTCAGCAGCGACGAGCGGCTCGGTGAGCGGGTGCGCGAAGCCGGGCGACGCACGGGGGAGAGCTGGTGGCCGATGCCGCTCTCCGAGGACCACGCGGCCGATGTCCGCGGCACCACCGCCGACGTCAAGCAGGCGGGCCAGGGCCCCGGCGGGCTGATGGCGGCCCTCTTCCTGCGGGAGTTCACCGGGAATCTTGCGTGGGCCCACCTGGACATCGCCGGTCCGGCGCGGGCCGACAAGGCCTACGACGAGGTCGTGGCGGGGGCCACCGGGTTCGCCGCGCGGACCCTCGTCGAATTCGTCGCCGGCCTGGGGGATTAG
- a CDS encoding anti-sigma factor family protein: protein MTGLRGWGLSEQHLALDALVAFVDGELSPSAHDRAAAHLATCPSCATEADAQRQARSAVRTAETPSISPQLLQTLQSIPTTAELPEQPDNLALSEDGQLVTLNRRTGDSKSAPLGTSTPLGKDPGRFGSAPEGGSVSPGTGTQHSKTGGRRAKQSAGVVFSGLVLGALAFMNTPMDGVRDPSPAVPDPTPQEGAVEDAGSSTGSNAGGPRTAAAVPTAGPTTETPTTSASGSPEAPVRTSVPTPGPAS, encoded by the coding sequence ATGACCGGTCTTCGAGGGTGGGGGCTGTCCGAACAGCATCTGGCGCTGGACGCGCTGGTCGCTTTCGTGGACGGCGAGCTCAGCCCGAGTGCGCACGACCGGGCCGCCGCGCACCTGGCCACCTGCCCGAGCTGCGCCACGGAGGCGGACGCGCAACGCCAGGCGCGTTCGGCCGTGCGAACGGCTGAGACACCTTCGATCTCACCGCAGCTGCTGCAGACGCTGCAGTCGATCCCCACCACCGCCGAGCTGCCGGAGCAACCGGACAACCTGGCACTCAGCGAGGACGGTCAGCTGGTCACGCTCAACCGACGTACCGGCGACTCGAAGTCGGCACCACTGGGAACGAGTACCCCGCTGGGAAAAGATCCCGGCCGGTTCGGCTCCGCACCGGAAGGCGGATCGGTATCTCCCGGCACTGGAACGCAGCACTCGAAGACCGGCGGGCGACGCGCCAAGCAGAGCGCGGGGGTGGTGTTCTCGGGCCTCGTACTGGGGGCGCTGGCCTTCATGAACACCCCGATGGACGGAGTGCGTGACCCGTCCCCCGCCGTACCCGACCCCACTCCCCAGGAGGGTGCGGTGGAAGACGCGGGGAGCTCGACCGGATCGAACGCGGGAGGTCCCAGGACAGCCGCGGCGGTCCCCACGGCCGGACCGACGACGGAAACTCCGACGACGAGCGCTTCCGGCTCCCCGGAAGCACCGGTCAGAACTTCGGTTCCCACTCCCGGCCCCGCTTCCTGA
- the sigE gene encoding RNA polymerase sigma factor SigE, protein MATHTAAPSPTPPHTTGTTGADSETTLPRPADSEEHGEQPVVSPDETTANWTPPSWDEVVREHADRVYRLAFRLSGNKHDAEDLTQETFIRVFRSLASYRPGTFEGWLHRITTNLFLDMARRRSRLRMEGLPEDTDRIPGRGPSPEQVFQDTHLDPDLQAALEELSPEFRAAIVLCDVEGLSYEEIGATLGVKMGTVRSRIHRARQLLKSALETRRERSREETA, encoded by the coding sequence ATGGCCACCCACACGGCAGCACCGAGCCCGACTCCGCCGCACACCACGGGGACGACAGGGGCCGACAGCGAAACCACGCTCCCCCGTCCGGCGGACTCGGAGGAGCACGGCGAACAACCGGTGGTTTCTCCCGACGAGACCACCGCCAACTGGACACCCCCTTCGTGGGACGAGGTGGTCCGGGAGCACGCGGACCGGGTCTACCGACTCGCCTTCCGGCTGTCCGGCAATAAGCACGACGCCGAGGACCTGACGCAGGAGACCTTCATCCGGGTCTTCCGCTCGTTGGCCTCGTACCGTCCCGGCACCTTCGAGGGATGGTTGCACCGCATCACGACCAACCTCTTCCTGGACATGGCGCGCAGGCGCTCCAGGCTCCGCATGGAGGGGCTGCCGGAGGACACCGACCGCATCCCGGGACGCGGCCCGAGCCCCGAGCAGGTGTTCCAGGACACCCACCTCGACCCGGACCTGCAGGCGGCCCTGGAGGAGCTCTCCCCGGAGTTCCGTGCGGCCATCGTGCTGTGCGACGTCGAAGGCCTCTCCTACGAGGAGATCGGGGCTACACTCGGTGTCAAGATGGGAACGGTGCGCAGCAGGATTCACCGGGCTCGACAGTTGCTGAAGTCGGCGCTGGAGACTCGTCGGGAACGTAGCCGGGAGGAAACAGCATGA
- a CDS encoding DNA-3-methyladenine glycosylase I: protein MSAITGDDGRKRCHWGAAPPDYREYHDTEWGKPVHGQRAMFERLCLESFQSGLSWLTILRKRPAFRVAFADFEPRRVAEFDEHDRQRLLADRGIVRNRAKIDAVVGNARAVLELERPLDELLWSFAPEPGARTRPGTSAEVPANTPESSAMSARLRGHGFRFVGPTTCYALMQATGMVDDHVAECWLAG, encoded by the coding sequence GTGAGCGCGATCACCGGTGACGACGGCAGGAAGCGGTGCCACTGGGGCGCGGCGCCGCCGGACTATCGGGAGTACCACGACACCGAGTGGGGAAAGCCGGTGCACGGGCAGCGGGCGATGTTCGAGCGCCTGTGCCTGGAGTCCTTCCAGTCCGGCCTGTCCTGGTTGACCATCCTGCGCAAGCGCCCGGCCTTCCGGGTGGCCTTCGCCGATTTCGAACCCCGGCGGGTGGCGGAGTTCGACGAGCACGACAGGCAGCGGCTGCTCGCCGACCGGGGCATCGTGCGGAACCGGGCCAAGATCGACGCGGTCGTCGGCAACGCACGGGCCGTGCTCGAACTGGAGCGCCCGCTGGACGAGCTGCTCTGGTCCTTCGCCCCGGAGCCGGGTGCGCGGACACGTCCGGGCACCTCGGCCGAGGTGCCCGCCAACACCCCCGAGTCCAGCGCGATGTCCGCCCGGCTGCGCGGGCACGGTTTCCGTTTCGTCGGGCCCACCACCTGCTACGCGTTGATGCAGGCGACGGGGATGGTCGACGACCACGTGGCCGAGTGCTGGCTCGCAGGCTGA
- a CDS encoding trypsin-like peptidase domain-containing protein, which produces MSEQPRTSANQGDPRGSSDADDPAAAPQREDPAKRDAAGPPHSAAGEESAGHAAEAAVFGRPDGVRGSFAPRENPAPTARVSHAPPAPESLANAFGRPADAPEPLQRAPWDPGPHQPGEDLPGDPVFWSERGEQDPWRDPTAGAVLSGPAREEDRTESTTTPENGPLLSAREVLFGRRVRPRSLLTLGLVVLLVGAVGGFVGRLTAEEGNPLTDPNVTLASVEPGTERPAGSVSGVASRVLPAVVSVEVRLGSEGGTGSGVVIDGEGYVVTNNHVVSMAADTPNAKIFTVFSDGTRTPARIVGRDPQTDLAVLKVEVSNPTVAQLGSSEELRVGDSVLAIGSPLGLDSTVTRGIVSSMDRPVRLAGEGTDTNAVIDAIQTDAAVNPGNSGGALVAGNGAVVGINTAIRTLGTGGTGGSIGLGFAVPIDKVRQVAQQLIRTGEVEHAELGVDAKSVTDGTADGAQVQNVRQGSAAEAAGLAEGDVITKVGDREIDGADTLEVAVDEHDVGAVVAVTVVRDGNELVLDVTLQ; this is translated from the coding sequence ATGAGCGAGCAGCCGAGGACATCCGCGAACCAGGGGGATCCGCGAGGAAGTTCGGACGCGGACGACCCCGCCGCTGCCCCCCAGCGAGAGGATCCCGCCAAGCGCGATGCGGCCGGGCCGCCGCATTCCGCCGCGGGCGAGGAGTCCGCTGGGCACGCCGCCGAAGCCGCCGTCTTCGGCAGGCCCGACGGCGTCAGGGGCAGTTTCGCCCCCCGGGAGAACCCCGCCCCCACCGCACGGGTTTCACACGCCCCGCCCGCTCCGGAGTCACTGGCGAACGCGTTCGGCCGCCCGGCCGACGCCCCCGAACCGTTGCAACGCGCGCCCTGGGACCCGGGACCGCACCAGCCCGGCGAGGACCTCCCCGGCGATCCGGTGTTCTGGAGCGAACGGGGCGAGCAGGACCCCTGGCGTGATCCGACCGCCGGAGCCGTGCTCAGCGGTCCCGCGCGGGAGGAGGACCGAACCGAGTCGACCACGACTCCCGAGAACGGCCCGCTGCTGAGCGCGCGCGAAGTGCTGTTCGGACGCAGGGTCCGCCCCCGCTCCCTGCTGACCCTGGGGCTCGTGGTGCTGCTGGTCGGAGCCGTGGGGGGCTTCGTGGGGCGGCTGACCGCGGAGGAGGGCAACCCGCTCACCGATCCGAACGTGACGCTGGCCAGCGTGGAGCCCGGCACCGAGCGCCCCGCGGGGTCGGTCTCGGGAGTCGCCTCACGTGTGCTTCCCGCCGTGGTCTCGGTCGAGGTAAGGCTGGGATCCGAGGGCGGAACCGGTTCGGGTGTGGTCATCGACGGCGAGGGCTACGTCGTGACGAACAACCACGTGGTCTCGATGGCGGCGGACACGCCGAACGCGAAGATATTCACGGTGTTCTCGGACGGCACCCGCACTCCCGCCCGTATCGTCGGACGCGATCCACAGACCGACCTCGCGGTGCTCAAGGTGGAGGTCAGCAACCCGACCGTCGCCCAGTTGGGCTCCTCCGAGGAGCTGCGCGTCGGGGACAGCGTGCTGGCGATCGGTTCCCCCCTGGGGCTGGACAGCACCGTGACGCGCGGGATCGTCAGCTCGATGGACAGGCCGGTTCGACTGGCCGGTGAGGGCACCGACACCAACGCGGTGATCGACGCCATCCAGACGGACGCGGCCGTGAACCCCGGCAACTCGGGTGGCGCGCTGGTGGCCGGCAACGGCGCGGTGGTCGGCATCAACACGGCGATCAGGACGCTGGGCACGGGCGGCACCGGCGGGTCGATCGGGCTGGGCTTCGCCGTGCCGATCGACAAGGTCCGCCAGGTGGCCCAGCAGCTGATCCGCACCGGAGAGGTCGAGCACGCCGAGCTGGGGGTGGACGCCAAGTCGGTCACCGACGGCACGGCCGACGGGGCTCAGGTGCAGAACGTGCGGCAGGGCAGCGCGGCGGAGGCCGCCGGGCTGGCCGAGGGCGATGTGATCACCAAGGTGGGCGACCGGGAGATCGACGGCGCCGACACGCTGGAGGTCGCCGTGGACGAGCACGACGTCGGAGCGGTCGTCGCGGTGACGGTGGTACGTGACGGCAACGAACTCGTCCTGGACGTCACCCTCCAGTAG
- a CDS encoding magnesium transporter MgtE N-terminal domain-containing protein: MAGSSRVFAARMSGLVVFGPDGQSIGKVRDVVAGLRKDRQPPRVLGLVVEVATHRRIFVPMLRVTGIESNAVLLSTGSVNMRRFHQRPNEVLVLGQLLDARVTLLPSQKPAVLIDAALEQQRNREWQLGKVAVHARTGPLGRRGPVQVLAWDQVAGPAAAQLTEQPQEVNELLSVFDEMRAVDVASALHDLPEKRRYEVAEALDDERLADVVEELPEEDQKDLVAHLGEDRVADLLEAMNPDDAADLLAELAEPHKERLLTLMAPEESEPVKRLMKYSADTAGGLMTSDPVILAPDATVAEALARVRNVELPVALASMVFVCRPPSETPTGPYLGCVHIQRLLREPPANLVAGAVDTDLASLATGAKLAEVTRYFAAYNLVCGPVLDDQEHLLGAVTVDDVLDHLLPENWREGGLPDTDTPVVEPETDGEDA; the protein is encoded by the coding sequence GTGGCTGGCAGTAGCAGGGTGTTCGCGGCGCGCATGTCCGGCCTTGTGGTGTTCGGCCCCGACGGACAGTCCATCGGCAAGGTCCGGGACGTGGTGGCGGGGCTGCGCAAGGACCGGCAACCGCCACGCGTGCTCGGGCTGGTGGTCGAGGTCGCCACGCACCGCCGCATCTTCGTGCCGATGTTGCGGGTTACCGGCATCGAGTCCAACGCGGTGCTGCTTTCCACCGGCAGTGTGAACATGCGGCGGTTCCACCAGCGCCCCAACGAGGTGCTCGTGCTCGGCCAGCTGCTGGACGCGCGGGTCACGCTGCTTCCCTCGCAGAAGCCCGCCGTGCTCATCGACGCGGCCCTCGAACAGCAGCGCAACCGGGAGTGGCAGCTCGGCAAGGTCGCCGTGCACGCGCGGACGGGGCCGCTGGGGCGGCGGGGACCGGTGCAGGTGCTGGCCTGGGACCAGGTGGCCGGACCGGCCGCCGCGCAGCTGACGGAACAGCCCCAGGAGGTCAACGAGCTGCTCAGCGTCTTCGACGAGATGCGCGCGGTCGACGTGGCCAGCGCGCTGCACGACCTGCCGGAGAAGCGCAGGTACGAGGTCGCGGAGGCGCTGGACGACGAACGGCTGGCCGACGTGGTCGAGGAACTGCCCGAGGAGGACCAGAAGGACCTGGTGGCCCACCTCGGTGAGGACCGGGTGGCCGACCTGCTGGAGGCCATGAACCCGGACGACGCCGCCGACCTGCTGGCCGAGCTGGCCGAGCCGCACAAGGAACGACTGCTCACGCTGATGGCTCCGGAGGAGTCCGAACCGGTCAAGCGGCTGATGAAGTACTCGGCCGACACGGCCGGGGGACTGATGACCTCCGATCCGGTGATCCTGGCACCGGACGCCACCGTCGCCGAGGCGCTCGCCAGGGTCCGCAACGTGGAACTGCCCGTGGCGCTGGCGAGCATGGTCTTCGTCTGCCGCCCGCCGTCGGAAACCCCGACCGGCCCCTACCTCGGCTGCGTCCACATCCAGCGGTTGCTGCGCGAGCCGCCCGCCAACCTGGTGGCCGGGGCGGTGGACACCGATCTGGCCAGCCTGGCGACCGGGGCCAAGCTCGCCGAGGTGACCCGCTACTTCGCCGCCTACAACCTCGTCTGCGGCCCCGTGCTGGACGACCAGGAACACCTGCTCGGCGCCGTAACCGTCGACGACGTGCTGGACCACCTGCTGCCGGAGAACTGGCGCGAGGGCGGCCTACCCGACACCGACACGCCGGTCGTCGAACCCGAAACGGACGGCGAGGATGCCTGA
- a CDS encoding O-methyltransferase, which produces MTDDVADERFGSPEAMLRFLASVLRAKAVVEVAGSASTALALCGGMVPEGTLTCITLDTEAQRATRDAVTEAGLSASRLRMITGVGSEVLPRLAEDSYDLVHIVVGTSRLAELLELAAPLLRPGATLILNGAFTHQPGGGRFESQGEPRIPSDILHAVHEDPRLVPVALPIGSGLLAIART; this is translated from the coding sequence ATGACCGACGACGTCGCCGACGAACGGTTCGGTTCGCCCGAGGCGATGCTGCGCTTCCTGGCTTCGGTGCTGCGGGCCAAGGCAGTGGTGGAGGTCGCGGGGTCGGCGTCCACCGCACTGGCCCTGTGCGGGGGGATGGTCCCGGAGGGCACACTGACGTGTATCACACTCGACACCGAGGCACAGCGGGCGACCCGCGACGCGGTCACCGAAGCCGGGCTGTCGGCCAGCCGCCTTCGGATGATCACCGGAGTGGGCTCGGAAGTGCTTCCCCGGCTCGCCGAGGACAGCTACGACCTCGTGCACATCGTGGTCGGTACCTCGCGGCTGGCCGAGCTGCTCGAACTGGCCGCTCCGCTGCTGCGCCCCGGGGCCACGTTGATCCTCAACGGCGCGTTCACGCACCAGCCCGGCGGCGGGCGGTTCGAGAGCCAGGGGGAACCGCGGATACCCAGCGACATCCTGCACGCCGTTCACGAGGATCCCCGGCTGGTTCCCGTGGCTCTGCCCATAGGCAGCGGTCTGCTGGCCATAGCTCGCACCTGA
- a CDS encoding DUF3117 domain-containing protein, which produces MAAMKPRTGDGPLEVTKEGRGVVMRIPLEGGGRLVVEMTMEEATNLSEALNSVTG; this is translated from the coding sequence ATGGCGGCCATGAAGCCCCGGACCGGTGACGGTCCCCTCGAGGTGACTAAGGAGGGGCGCGGAGTCGTGATGCGCATCCCGCTCGAGGGTGGTGGGCGTCTTGTCGTCGAAATGACGATGGAGGAGGCCACGAATCTGAGCGAGGCTCTAAACTCGGTCACCGGTTGA